From Deltaproteobacteria bacterium, the proteins below share one genomic window:
- a CDS encoding sterol desaturase family protein, which produces MLPISLALLLVAFRHFLGPMVLYHYFYVAKQREWAADRIQSRLPSAESITWDKKQTQRSFATDISVLVVVLALVSYDKIEFTQTMSLAQIVPAIAAFVGLLFAQDLYFYLTHYALHSPPLYRRIHARHHRSTNPTPWTSFNHHFLEGFIELLFYPLVLCFFKLNVYVVLFYVFVTTLINLLGHAGFRLERFALGRQPGFSWVALCSFHNRHHQSFHGNYALYFRIWDKIFGTEFKTL; this is translated from the coding sequence GTGCTGCCGATTAGCCTGGCCTTACTATTGGTCGCTTTTCGCCATTTTCTTGGGCCTATGGTTCTCTATCACTATTTCTACGTTGCCAAGCAACGAGAATGGGCCGCAGACCGAATTCAGAGTCGCCTGCCCTCCGCCGAAAGCATCACCTGGGATAAAAAGCAAACACAGCGATCTTTCGCCACCGACATCTCTGTCTTGGTGGTTGTTTTGGCGCTCGTTTCTTATGACAAGATCGAGTTTACGCAGACCATGAGTTTAGCTCAAATTGTACCCGCCATCGCTGCTTTTGTCGGACTGCTTTTCGCACAGGACCTGTATTTCTATCTGACCCACTATGCGCTCCATTCGCCGCCGCTGTATCGACGGATTCATGCACGCCATCATCGTTCAACGAACCCGACGCCTTGGACTTCATTTAATCATCACTTTCTTGAGGGGTTCATCGAGCTACTTTTTTATCCTCTCGTGCTTTGTTTTTTTAAACTAAATGTCTACGTCGTTCTGTTTTATGTTTTTGTGACGACTCTGATCAATCTTCTTGGCCATGCGGGGTTTCGCCTCGAGAGATTTGCGCTCGGACGCCAGCCCGGGTTTTCATGGGTCGCGCTTTGTTCTTTTCATAACCGCCACCATCAGTCCTTCCATGGCAACTACGCTCTGTACTTTCGAATTTGGGACAAGATTTTTGGCACTGAGTTCAAAACCCTCTAA
- a CDS encoding ACP S-malonyltransferase, which translates to MKVLLFPGLDALFVTSQMKRWLSYPYIQSAFQRASINLSEITQKEEDLCRFFLNTHRPHVADLDRSLIALTVLQVAIAEELLRVGHRWDLVQGCSHGDIARSVVCGSVTLKDAIQLLWAFSELRKLLPIGSTCTVRTIDGTPLTEMHLEWLATRRAPVSVWSDVHGTIGTDSENMQLICGQAASQGLKIKDMLPFPVHSPALLPVYDLLQKTASQWPVVDPHTPTFSSIWVKDMASADEIVGEALDCAIAPVRWKETLTHLYHEKGAREFINVGPSNTLTGWLLNGPHFSELKVIESWEALRAAD; encoded by the coding sequence ATGAAGGTGCTGCTTTTTCCTGGGCTCGACGCACTTTTCGTTACGTCACAAATGAAACGGTGGCTCTCTTACCCTTATATTCAAAGCGCGTTTCAAAGAGCCTCGATCAATCTCTCGGAGATAACTCAAAAAGAAGAGGATCTTTGCCGCTTCTTCTTGAATACTCATCGGCCACATGTCGCCGACCTTGATCGCTCCTTGATTGCGCTGACGGTACTGCAGGTCGCTATCGCCGAGGAGTTGCTGCGGGTTGGGCATCGTTGGGATCTTGTTCAAGGATGCAGTCATGGCGACATCGCGCGCTCGGTGGTTTGTGGGAGCGTCACATTGAAGGATGCGATACAACTTCTCTGGGCCTTTTCGGAACTGCGAAAGCTCTTGCCCATTGGCAGCACGTGCACAGTGCGAACCATCGATGGCACCCCCCTGACGGAAATGCATCTTGAGTGGCTGGCCACACGGCGCGCACCGGTGAGCGTTTGGTCCGACGTTCACGGAACGATTGGTACGGACTCCGAGAACATGCAGTTGATCTGTGGGCAGGCGGCTTCGCAGGGATTGAAGATTAAGGACATGTTGCCTTTTCCCGTTCACTCTCCGGCTTTGCTGCCGGTGTACGATCTCTTGCAGAAAACGGCGAGCCAATGGCCCGTTGTTGATCCGCACACGCCCACGTTCTCGAGTATCTGGGTGAAAGACATGGCTTCTGCCGACGAAATTGTTGGCGAGGCTTTGGACTGTGCGATTGCGCCAGTCCGTTGGAAAGAAACCTTAACGCATCTTTATCATGAAAAAGGAGCTCGCGAATTTATCAATGTCGGTCCAAGCAACACGCTGACGGGCTGGCTGCTAAATGGACCCCATTTTTCTGAGCTTAAGGTGATTGAGTCCTGGGAGGCGCTGCGTGCTGCCGATTAG